One stretch of Ananas comosus cultivar F153 linkage group 6, ASM154086v1, whole genome shotgun sequence DNA includes these proteins:
- the LOC109712069 gene encoding probable serine/threonine-protein kinase PIX7 isoform X2 has translation MELGSCGCWSAVARGLRGACRSSAAAGGSPNTLPKDSLVHDAATETRYLNASNRELAARCEANLDVERIADPTTEKKATCQLLQFTFQELKSATGNFRPDSILGEGGFGYVFKGWIEENGTAPAKPGTGLTVAVKSLKPDALQGHREWVAEVDFLGQLHHPNLVKLIGYCIEDDQRLLVYEFMARGSLENHLFRRALPLPWSSRIKIALGAAKGLAFLHGGPEPVIYRDFKTSNILLDLEYNAKLSDFGLAKAGPQGDNTHVSTRVVGTYGYAAPEYVMTVLV, from the exons ATGGAATTGGGGAGTTGTGGGTGCTGGTCGGCGGTGGCGCGCGGACTTCGAGGCGCGTGCAGGTCCTCCGCAGCTGCCGGCGGCTCTCCCAACACCCTCCCAAAGGACAGTCTTGTTCATGATGCAG CGACAGAGACGAGATACCTAAACGCTAGTAATCGCGAGCTTGCTGCTCGTTGCGAGGCCAATTTGGATGTCGAAAGGATTGCTGATCCAACCACTGAAAAGAAAGCGACTTGCCAGTTACTTCAATTTACTTTCCAAGAGCTAAAATCTGCCACTGGTAACTTCAGACCCGACAGTATTCTcggagaaggtggatttggataCGTTTTCAAGGGATGGATTGAGGAGAATGGCACGGCTCCTGCGAAACCAGGCACTGGTCTCACTGTTGCAGTCAAAAGCCTGAAGCCAGATGCTCTTCAAGGCCACAGAGAGTGGGTT GCAGAAGTCGACTTCCTTGGACAACTGCATCATCCTAACCTTGTCAAGCTCATAGGATACTGCATTGAAGATGACCAAAGGCTGCTAGTCTACGAATTTATGGCCCGAGGAAGTCTTGAAAACCATCTTTTTCGAC GGGCTCTTCCTCTACCCTGGTCCAGCAGGATAAAAATTGCACTTGGAGCGGCAAAAGGACTTGCCTTCCTCCATGGAGGACCTGAACCGGTTATCTATAGGGACTTCAAGACATCAAACATTCTTCTTGATTTG GAGTATAACGCCAAGCTTTCGGATTTTGGGTTGGCAAAAGCTGGCCCACAAGGAGATAACACTCATGTTTCAACTCGAGTTGTCGGCACATATGGTTATGCTGCTCCTGAGTATGTGATGACAG TTTTGGTGTAG
- the LOC109712232 gene encoding dehydrodolichyl diphosphate synthase 6-like isoform X3 produces MEKQGGIVTSNLLGSASRLLRKCLFSILSFGPMPTHIAFIMDGNRRYAKKRSIKQGVGHRDGFTTLTSNLKYCYEMGVKYVTVYAFSIDNFKRDSSEVRFLMDLMKEKIDELLKQDSVINRYGARVNFWGNLDLLSEPVRSAAKELMASTASNKGPVLSVCVAYTSADEIMHAVQEVCRERRERLQREHGRVNGMGNETDSDVSVADLEQHFYTAGCPDPDIVIRTSGETRLSNFLLWQSTNSHLQNPVRLWPEFSLRHLIWAILEYQRVYSYLEDTRNLSKKNE; encoded by the coding sequence ATGGAGAAGCAAGGCGGAATCGTCACATCCAACCTACTTGGTAGCGCATCACGCCTCCTCCGCAAATGCCTTTTCTCGATACTCTCATTTGGCCCCATGCCTACCCACATAGCATTCATCATGGATGGAAACCGCAGATACGCTAAGAAAAGGAGCATCAAACAAGGCGTGGGTCACCGTGACGGCTTTACGACTCTCACTTCCAATCTCAAGTATTGCTACGAAATGGGCGTAAAGTATGTAACAGTATACGCTTTCAGCATCGACAACTTCAAAAGAGACTCTTCTGAAGTCCGGTTCTTGATGGACTTAATGAAGGAGAAAATTGACGAGCTGTTAAAACAAGATAGCGTAATCAACAGATACGGTGCTAGGGTTAATTTTTGGGGAAATTTAGACCTCTTGAGCGAGCCAGTAAGATCAGCAGCTAAGGAATTAATGGCAAGCACCGCGAGCAACAAAGGCCCGGTGCTCTCGGTGTGCGTGGCCTACACATCCGCGGATGAGATTATGCATGCTGTTCAAGAAGTTTGTAGAGAAAGGAGGGAGAGATTACAACGAGAACACGGTCGAGTTAATGGTATGGGAAATGAAACGGACAGTGATGTTTCGGTGGCTGATTTGGAGCAGCATTTTTATACCGCGGGTTGCCCGGATCCGGATATTGTGATTAGAACTTCGGGGGAGACTCGATTGAGTAATTTTTTACTGTGGCAGAGCACGAATAGCCACTTGCAGAATCCAGTCCGACTTTGGCCTGAGTTTTCTCTTCGGCATCTTATCTGGGCCATATTGGAGTATCAGAGAGTTTACTCTTACTTAGAAGACACAAGAAATTTGAGTAAGAAGAACGAATGA
- the LOC109711186 gene encoding probable LRR receptor-like serine/threonine-protein kinase At1g56130 isoform X2 — protein MAPLILLFLTSTLSLLPLGASQTNTTTTTDTIEVSALIAVFDSWNILGMLNRPHDPCAPTAWLNAPKENLVVNCNCSSPVDNTCHIVELKVSGLNIVGEIPNELFDLKELVQLDLSQNLLSGQVPPAIGSLSNMSFLDLSMNKLSGNVPSELGNLTKLYSLSFRSNRFNGVLPEELGNLTSLQYLYFDSSGVTGDLPHELAKLRKLKALWVFDNDITGTVPSFIGSLKDLTDLRIYGTSLKGPIPTIFSALEKLEVFYLGTNNLTGDLPTGIITPNLTALDVSFNPISGSLPYDHNKEGFSMNFIGTLIDSRRIYDSRSSDILYCLHEDTSCSGQNLTSSSSSFSVKCGGKKIFASGTEFYEDSDVLGAADFRLNTTHQWVVSNVGSHPSNPNSSHYIVTTNAEILGTSEPELYKTARVSPSSLRYYAVGLVNGKYTVNLHFAEIVISDNSSSWKGLGKRLFDIYIQGNRVLQDFNIIDEAKGSKRAMNKTFEANVTNSVMDIHFFWAGKGTCCIPYEGTYGPLVSAIHVYPDFNRTNLPSTHKEGMAGRLVGFASLCIAGAAILSSIVYLRWKWTAIGRTQTHSAPEEKS, from the exons ATGGCACCTCtcatcctcctcttcctcaccTCCACCCTCTCCCTCCTTCCCCTCGGCGCTTCCCAAACCAATACCACCACCACTACCGACACCATCGAAG TATCAGCGCTAATAGCGGTGTTCGATTCGTGGAACATATTGGGGATGTTGAACCGGCCGCATGACCCGTGCGCGCCAACTGCTTGGTTGAATGCCCCAAAGGAGAATCTTGTGGTCAATTGCAATTGTTCGAGCCCAGTTGACAATACCTGCCACATTGTCGAATT GAAGGTGAGTGGCCTCAACATTGTTGGCGAGATCCCGAATGAGCTCTTCGACTTGAAAGAATTGGTCCAGTT GGATTTGAGTCAAAACTTGTTGAGCGGCCAAGTACCGCCTGCAATCGGCAGCCTCTCCAATATGAGCTTCTT GGACTTGAGCATGAACAAATTATCTGGGAATGTGCCATCAGAGCTTGGGAATCTTACTAAACTGTATTCACT AAGCTTTCGTTCAAACAGATTCAATGGTGTCCTCCCAGAGGAACTTGGAAACTTGACCAGCCTTCAATATTT GTACTTTGACAGTAGTGGAGTTACTGGAGATCTTCCTCATGAGCTAGCAAAGTTAAGGAAGCTTAAAGCCTT ATGGGTATTTGATAATGACATCACAGGGACTGTACCGTCTTTCATTGGAAGCTTAAAAGATCTGACGGATTT ACGGATCTATGGGACATCGCTTAAAGGACCTATTCCAACAATCTTCTCCGCCCTGGAAAAACTAGAAGTCTT TTATCTAGGTACAAATAACTTGACTGGCGACCTCCCTACTGGTATAATTACTCCAAACCTCACAGCTTT AGATGTGTCTTTCAATCCTATCTCTGGCAGTCTTCCTTATGATCATAATAAAGAAGGTTTCTCGAT GAACTTCATTGGAACTTTAATTGATTCAAGAAGAATATATGACAG TAGAAGTTCAGATATACTATACTGCCTCCATGAGGACACATCATGCAGTGGACAAAATTTGACTT CTTCAAGTTCCTCATTTTCTGTGAAATGTGgtggaaagaaaatatttgcCTCTGGTACTGAATTCTATGAGGATTCTGATGTTCTGGGAGCAGCAGATTTTCGCTTGAACACCACACATCAATGGGTTGTGAGTAATGTAGGCTCTCACCCTTCAAACCCTAATAGCTCTCACTATATTGTGACCACAAATGCTGAAATACTGGGAACATCAGAACCCGAGCTTTATAAAACAGCGAGGGTGTCACCAAGCTCATTACGATATTATGCCGTTGGTTTAGTTAATGGCAAGTATACAGTCAACCTCCACTTTGCAGAGATAGTAATATCTGATAACTCGAGCTCATGGAAAGGACTCGGAAAGCGCTTATTCGACATTTACATACAG GGAAATAGAGTCTTGCAAGATTTCAACATTATTGATGAAGCAAAGGGATCGAAAAGGGCTATGAACAAGACCTTTGAAGCAAATGTTACTAATTCTGTTATGGACATACATTTCTTCTGGGCTGGGAAAGGTACCTGTTGCATTCCATATGAAGGAACTTACGGGCCGTTGGTGTCGGCAATACATGTTTATCCAG ACTTCAATAGGACAAATTTGCCCTCCACACACAAAGAGGGAATGGCAGGGAGGCTTGTGGGTTTTGCATCTCTTTGCATTGCTGGTGCTGCGATACTTTCGTCCATCGTTTACCTACGGTGGAAATGGACCGCAATAGGCCGAACACAAACTCATAGTGCTCCTGAAGAAAAAAGTtga
- the LOC109711186 gene encoding probable LRR receptor-like serine/threonine-protein kinase At1g56140 isoform X1, with product MAPLILLFLTSTLSLLPLGASQTNTTTTTDTIEVSALIAVFDSWNILGMLNRPHDPCAPTAWLNAPKENLVVNCNCSSPVDNTCHIVELKVSGLNIVGEIPNELFDLKELVQLDLSQNLLSGQVPPAIGSLSNMSFLDLSMNKLSGNVPSELGNLTKLYSLSFRSNRFNGVLPEELGNLTSLQYLYFDSSGVTGDLPHELAKLRKLKALWVFDNDITGTVPSFIGSLKDLTDLRIYGTSLKGPIPTIFSALEKLEVLILGDLIPPDSSLSFLENLTSLSILSLRNSQITGQIPDYLGEFVNLTYLDLSFNNLSGQIPRSFQNFSSLQHLYLGTNNLTGDLPTGIITPNLTALDVSFNPISGSLPYDHNKEGFSMNFIGTLIDSRRIYDSRSSDILYCLHEDTSCSGQNLTSSSSSFSVKCGGKKIFASGTEFYEDSDVLGAADFRLNTTHQWVVSNVGSHPSNPNSSHYIVTTNAEILGTSEPELYKTARVSPSSLRYYAVGLVNGKYTVNLHFAEIVISDNSSSWKGLGKRLFDIYIQGNRVLQDFNIIDEAKGSKRAMNKTFEANVTNSVMDIHFFWAGKGTCCIPYEGTYGPLVSAIHVYPDFNRTNLPSTHKEGMAGRLVGFASLCIAGAAILSSIVYLRWKWTAIGRTQTHSAPEEKS from the exons ATGGCACCTCtcatcctcctcttcctcaccTCCACCCTCTCCCTCCTTCCCCTCGGCGCTTCCCAAACCAATACCACCACCACTACCGACACCATCGAAG TATCAGCGCTAATAGCGGTGTTCGATTCGTGGAACATATTGGGGATGTTGAACCGGCCGCATGACCCGTGCGCGCCAACTGCTTGGTTGAATGCCCCAAAGGAGAATCTTGTGGTCAATTGCAATTGTTCGAGCCCAGTTGACAATACCTGCCACATTGTCGAATT GAAGGTGAGTGGCCTCAACATTGTTGGCGAGATCCCGAATGAGCTCTTCGACTTGAAAGAATTGGTCCAGTT GGATTTGAGTCAAAACTTGTTGAGCGGCCAAGTACCGCCTGCAATCGGCAGCCTCTCCAATATGAGCTTCTT GGACTTGAGCATGAACAAATTATCTGGGAATGTGCCATCAGAGCTTGGGAATCTTACTAAACTGTATTCACT AAGCTTTCGTTCAAACAGATTCAATGGTGTCCTCCCAGAGGAACTTGGAAACTTGACCAGCCTTCAATATTT GTACTTTGACAGTAGTGGAGTTACTGGAGATCTTCCTCATGAGCTAGCAAAGTTAAGGAAGCTTAAAGCCTT ATGGGTATTTGATAATGACATCACAGGGACTGTACCGTCTTTCATTGGAAGCTTAAAAGATCTGACGGATTT ACGGATCTATGGGACATCGCTTAAAGGACCTATTCCAACAATCTTCTCCGCCCTGGAAAAACTAGAAGTCTT GATACTCGGTGATCTTATACCTCCAgattcttctctttctttcttggaGAACTTGACAAGTTTGTCAATTTT GTCCTTGAGAAATAGCCAAATCACTGGTCAGATCCCTGATTATCTTGGAGAATTCGTCAACCTCACGTACCT AGATTTAAGCTTCAACAATTTAAGCGGTCAGATACCAaggtcatttcaaaattttagctCCTTGCAACATCT TTATCTAGGTACAAATAACTTGACTGGCGACCTCCCTACTGGTATAATTACTCCAAACCTCACAGCTTT AGATGTGTCTTTCAATCCTATCTCTGGCAGTCTTCCTTATGATCATAATAAAGAAGGTTTCTCGAT GAACTTCATTGGAACTTTAATTGATTCAAGAAGAATATATGACAG TAGAAGTTCAGATATACTATACTGCCTCCATGAGGACACATCATGCAGTGGACAAAATTTGACTT CTTCAAGTTCCTCATTTTCTGTGAAATGTGgtggaaagaaaatatttgcCTCTGGTACTGAATTCTATGAGGATTCTGATGTTCTGGGAGCAGCAGATTTTCGCTTGAACACCACACATCAATGGGTTGTGAGTAATGTAGGCTCTCACCCTTCAAACCCTAATAGCTCTCACTATATTGTGACCACAAATGCTGAAATACTGGGAACATCAGAACCCGAGCTTTATAAAACAGCGAGGGTGTCACCAAGCTCATTACGATATTATGCCGTTGGTTTAGTTAATGGCAAGTATACAGTCAACCTCCACTTTGCAGAGATAGTAATATCTGATAACTCGAGCTCATGGAAAGGACTCGGAAAGCGCTTATTCGACATTTACATACAG GGAAATAGAGTCTTGCAAGATTTCAACATTATTGATGAAGCAAAGGGATCGAAAAGGGCTATGAACAAGACCTTTGAAGCAAATGTTACTAATTCTGTTATGGACATACATTTCTTCTGGGCTGGGAAAGGTACCTGTTGCATTCCATATGAAGGAACTTACGGGCCGTTGGTGTCGGCAATACATGTTTATCCAG ACTTCAATAGGACAAATTTGCCCTCCACACACAAAGAGGGAATGGCAGGGAGGCTTGTGGGTTTTGCATCTCTTTGCATTGCTGGTGCTGCGATACTTTCGTCCATCGTTTACCTACGGTGGAAATGGACCGCAATAGGCCGAACACAAACTCATAGTGCTCCTGAAGAAAAAAGTtga
- the LOC109712069 gene encoding probable serine/threonine-protein kinase PIX7 isoform X3, producing MELGSCGCWSAVARGLRGACRSSAAAGGSPNTLPKDSLVHDAATETRYLNASNRELAARCEANLDVERIADPTTEKKATCQLLQFTFQELKSATGNFRPDSILGEGGFGYVFKGWIEENGTAPAKPGTGLTVAVKSLKPDALQGHREWVAEVDFLGQLHHPNLVKLIGYCIEDDQRLLVYEFMARGSLENHLFRRALPLPWSSRIKIALGAAKGLAFLHGGPEPVIYRDFKTSNILLDLEYNAKLSDFGLAKAGPQGDNTHVSTRVVGTYGYAAPEYVMTGY from the exons ATGGAATTGGGGAGTTGTGGGTGCTGGTCGGCGGTGGCGCGCGGACTTCGAGGCGCGTGCAGGTCCTCCGCAGCTGCCGGCGGCTCTCCCAACACCCTCCCAAAGGACAGTCTTGTTCATGATGCAG CGACAGAGACGAGATACCTAAACGCTAGTAATCGCGAGCTTGCTGCTCGTTGCGAGGCCAATTTGGATGTCGAAAGGATTGCTGATCCAACCACTGAAAAGAAAGCGACTTGCCAGTTACTTCAATTTACTTTCCAAGAGCTAAAATCTGCCACTGGTAACTTCAGACCCGACAGTATTCTcggagaaggtggatttggataCGTTTTCAAGGGATGGATTGAGGAGAATGGCACGGCTCCTGCGAAACCAGGCACTGGTCTCACTGTTGCAGTCAAAAGCCTGAAGCCAGATGCTCTTCAAGGCCACAGAGAGTGGGTT GCAGAAGTCGACTTCCTTGGACAACTGCATCATCCTAACCTTGTCAAGCTCATAGGATACTGCATTGAAGATGACCAAAGGCTGCTAGTCTACGAATTTATGGCCCGAGGAAGTCTTGAAAACCATCTTTTTCGAC GGGCTCTTCCTCTACCCTGGTCCAGCAGGATAAAAATTGCACTTGGAGCGGCAAAAGGACTTGCCTTCCTCCATGGAGGACCTGAACCGGTTATCTATAGGGACTTCAAGACATCAAACATTCTTCTTGATTTG GAGTATAACGCCAAGCTTTCGGATTTTGGGTTGGCAAAAGCTGGCCCACAAGGAGATAACACTCATGTTTCAACTCGAGTTGTCGGCACATATGGTTATGCTGCTCCTGAGTATGTGATGACAG GCTACTAA
- the LOC109712069 gene encoding probable serine/threonine-protein kinase PIX7 isoform X1 → MELGSCGCWSAVARGLRGACRSSAAAGGSPNTLPKDSLVHDAATETRYLNASNRELAARCEANLDVERIADPTTEKKATCQLLQFTFQELKSATGNFRPDSILGEGGFGYVFKGWIEENGTAPAKPGTGLTVAVKSLKPDALQGHREWVAEVDFLGQLHHPNLVKLIGYCIEDDQRLLVYEFMARGSLENHLFRRALPLPWSSRIKIALGAAKGLAFLHGGPEPVIYRDFKTSNILLDLEYNAKLSDFGLAKAGPQGDNTHVSTRVVGTYGYAAPEYVMTGHLTSKSDVYSFGVVILEILTGRRSVDKKRPSGEQNLVAWARPYLSERRRLYQLVDPRLELNYSIRGVYKVAQVAYYCLSRDPKSRPSMDDIVKCLTPLQDLNDLAALSFRSRSSQRGKLRH, encoded by the exons ATGGAATTGGGGAGTTGTGGGTGCTGGTCGGCGGTGGCGCGCGGACTTCGAGGCGCGTGCAGGTCCTCCGCAGCTGCCGGCGGCTCTCCCAACACCCTCCCAAAGGACAGTCTTGTTCATGATGCAG CGACAGAGACGAGATACCTAAACGCTAGTAATCGCGAGCTTGCTGCTCGTTGCGAGGCCAATTTGGATGTCGAAAGGATTGCTGATCCAACCACTGAAAAGAAAGCGACTTGCCAGTTACTTCAATTTACTTTCCAAGAGCTAAAATCTGCCACTGGTAACTTCAGACCCGACAGTATTCTcggagaaggtggatttggataCGTTTTCAAGGGATGGATTGAGGAGAATGGCACGGCTCCTGCGAAACCAGGCACTGGTCTCACTGTTGCAGTCAAAAGCCTGAAGCCAGATGCTCTTCAAGGCCACAGAGAGTGGGTT GCAGAAGTCGACTTCCTTGGACAACTGCATCATCCTAACCTTGTCAAGCTCATAGGATACTGCATTGAAGATGACCAAAGGCTGCTAGTCTACGAATTTATGGCCCGAGGAAGTCTTGAAAACCATCTTTTTCGAC GGGCTCTTCCTCTACCCTGGTCCAGCAGGATAAAAATTGCACTTGGAGCGGCAAAAGGACTTGCCTTCCTCCATGGAGGACCTGAACCGGTTATCTATAGGGACTTCAAGACATCAAACATTCTTCTTGATTTG GAGTATAACGCCAAGCTTTCGGATTTTGGGTTGGCAAAAGCTGGCCCACAAGGAGATAACACTCATGTTTCAACTCGAGTTGTCGGCACATATGGTTATGCTGCTCCTGAGTATGTGATGACAG GACACTTGACATCTAAGAGCGATGTGTACAGTTTTGGTGTAGTGATTCTTGAGATTTTAACTGGTAGAAGGTCTGTGGACAAAAAGCGGCCAAGCGGCGAACAGAATCTGGTCGCATGGGCTAGACCGTATCTGAGCGAGAGGCGAAGGCTCTACCAGCTCGTAGACCCTCGGCTGGAGCTCAACTATTCAATAAGAGGAGTTTACAAGGTCGCTCAGGTCGCATATTATTGCCTAAGTCGGGACCCAAAATCTCGCCCTTCGATGGATGATATTGTTAAGTGTCTGACTCCACTTCAAGATCTAAATGACTTGGCTGCATTATCTTTTCGCTCTCGCTCATCTCAACGAG GCAAACTCCGACATTGA